A single Mangrovimonas sp. YM274 DNA region contains:
- a CDS encoding CvpA family protein, with the protein MSVIDIVLGALLLFGIVRGFLKGLFVEVASLIALVAGVFGAMHFSNYAANFLESKVDWDENTITITAFAITFVIIVLLIALAGKALTKLADFAALGIINKLLGALFGGLKIGLILSVILIVYERMNNSMPFSNEKQFEDSILYTPVKSLAPMIFPAFLNPEQMEGLLDGDSKTEDDSKS; encoded by the coding sequence ATGAGTGTAATTGACATTGTATTAGGAGCCCTACTGCTTTTTGGAATAGTTAGAGGTTTTTTAAAAGGTCTTTTTGTAGAAGTAGCTTCTTTGATTGCTTTGGTTGCAGGTGTTTTCGGCGCCATGCATTTTAGTAACTATGCCGCCAATTTTCTTGAAAGCAAAGTAGATTGGGATGAAAACACCATAACTATTACCGCCTTTGCCATAACCTTTGTGATCATTGTACTGCTGATTGCCCTTGCGGGAAAAGCACTTACCAAATTAGCCGATTTTGCAGCCTTGGGAATCATTAACAAATTATTAGGTGCCCTTTTTGGAGGTTTGAAAATTGGACTGATTTTAAGTGTCATCCTAATTGTTTATGAACGCATGAATAACTCCATGCCTTTCTCTAATGAAAAGCAATTTGAAGATTCCATTCTCTATACCCCTGTAAAATCTTTGGCTCCTATGATATTTCCGGCCTTTTTAAATCCGGAACAAATGGAAGGCTTGCTTGACGGAGATTCTAAAACCGAAGACGACAGCAAGAGTTAA
- a CDS encoding PepSY domain-containing protein yields the protein MTISIWRYSHLALAVSSVVFILLASITGAILAFQPISEQLAPYKVANLDEVSVAKTVEVFKETYPEVIDIKVDANHFVIASVFTENGDNLEGYFNPVTAEFLGAKLQPSKFFQWVTNFHRSLFLKSVGRFFVGLCSFLLFVIAITGTILIVKRQRGIQQFFAKIVNENFSQYWHVVLGRLSLIPIIIITLTGVYLSLEKFNLLPESKEKHKIDFNTISEIPKRDVSEFELFQNTPLSEVETLEFPFSDDVEDYFTLKLKQEELVVNQYTGEVLSSLKAPMVEVVTNLSMVLHTGRGNTIWAFILGLASINILFFIYSGFDMTLKRRASGLKNKFRREECQYIILVGSENGSTMQYANAFYKQLIEAGEKVFITELNDYTQFPKAEHLIAFTATYGQGEAPTNADKFLEQLKIIKQPNKCRYAVVGFGSLAYPDFCQFAYDIDKAMEVYFERAMEVTTINDKSLEAFHQFVGSWSANVGLTVEIPEGDLVPNRKQTKKIKVVAKTSVSDNLDSTFLLKLKPKKTQKFTSGDLLAIYPKNDYRERLYSIGKVDGNIQLSIKFYEHGLGSNYLNDLLVGDKFKAKIIKNTSFHFPVKAPKVILIANGTGVAPFLGMLHQNKKHRETKLYLGLRTQASFNLYQPQIDALLLQKKLNDFELVLSREAEQCYVQDKLHDNASEIAQTLYNGGVIMLCGSLAMQKGVLGVLESICVEFTHKPLSFYQAQGQLKMDCY from the coding sequence ATGACCATTTCAATTTGGAGATACAGTCACCTTGCATTGGCTGTATCTTCTGTTGTTTTTATCCTTTTGGCTTCCATAACTGGGGCCATTTTGGCATTTCAGCCTATTTCTGAACAATTGGCACCTTACAAAGTTGCCAATTTGGATGAGGTGTCTGTGGCCAAAACTGTTGAGGTATTTAAGGAAACCTACCCGGAAGTTATCGACATCAAGGTTGATGCCAATCATTTTGTAATAGCCTCTGTATTCACAGAGAATGGCGACAACTTGGAAGGGTATTTTAATCCAGTTACGGCTGAGTTTTTGGGAGCAAAACTGCAGCCTTCCAAATTTTTTCAATGGGTTACCAATTTTCATAGGTCTTTATTTTTAAAGAGTGTCGGTCGTTTTTTTGTGGGACTGTGCTCTTTTTTACTGTTTGTGATTGCTATTACCGGGACCATTCTAATAGTGAAACGACAAAGAGGCATCCAACAGTTTTTTGCTAAGATTGTCAATGAGAATTTTAGTCAGTATTGGCATGTGGTCTTGGGGCGTCTGTCCTTAATTCCTATCATCATTATTACCCTTACTGGGGTATACCTGTCTTTGGAAAAATTCAATCTGTTGCCAGAAAGCAAGGAAAAGCACAAGATTGATTTTAATACAATTTCAGAGATTCCAAAACGTGATGTTTCTGAATTTGAATTGTTCCAAAACACACCACTTTCTGAAGTTGAAACATTGGAATTTCCCTTTTCTGACGATGTAGAGGATTATTTTACCTTAAAGCTAAAACAGGAAGAGTTGGTAGTGAACCAATATACGGGAGAAGTGTTAAGTAGCTTGAAAGCACCCATGGTGGAAGTGGTTACCAATCTAAGCATGGTGTTGCATACAGGAAGGGGCAATACAATTTGGGCTTTTATTTTGGGTTTGGCTAGTATCAATATCTTGTTTTTTATTTATTCCGGTTTTGATATGACCTTGAAGCGTCGTGCGTCGGGATTAAAGAATAAATTCCGAAGAGAGGAATGTCAATACATCATTTTGGTAGGCTCCGAAAATGGTTCGACCATGCAATATGCCAATGCGTTTTATAAACAGTTAATTGAGGCTGGAGAAAAGGTATTTATTACGGAGTTGAACGATTATACTCAATTTCCAAAAGCTGAACATCTTATTGCTTTTACAGCTACCTACGGGCAGGGAGAAGCGCCTACCAACGCGGATAAGTTTTTGGAACAATTAAAAATCATCAAACAACCTAATAAATGTAGGTATGCAGTAGTTGGTTTTGGTTCTTTAGCTTATCCCGATTTTTGTCAATTCGCTTATGATATAGATAAAGCTATGGAGGTGTATTTTGAAAGAGCCATGGAAGTTACCACTATTAACGATAAATCTCTAGAAGCCTTCCATCAGTTTGTAGGTTCATGGAGTGCCAATGTAGGTTTAACTGTGGAAATTCCAGAGGGAGATTTAGTACCTAACCGAAAGCAAACTAAAAAAATCAAGGTTGTGGCTAAGACATCGGTTAGCGATAATCTAGATAGTACCTTTCTACTCAAATTAAAACCAAAAAAAACACAGAAGTTTACCTCTGGGGATTTGTTGGCTATCTATCCAAAGAATGACTATCGGGAGCGGTTGTATTCGATTGGGAAGGTTGATGGAAACATTCAATTGAGCATTAAATTCTACGAGCACGGTTTGGGCTCCAATTACCTAAATGATTTGTTGGTAGGAGATAAATTCAAGGCTAAAATCATCAAAAATACGTCATTTCATTTTCCAGTTAAAGCTCCAAAGGTCATTCTTATTGCCAATGGTACCGGAGTGGCGCCTTTTTTGGGAATGCTCCATCAAAATAAAAAGCATAGGGAAACCAAACTTTATCTAGGTTTGCGAACTCAGGCGTCCTTCAATTTATATCAACCGCAAATAGATGCCTTGTTACTTCAGAAAAAATTGAATGATTTTGAGTTGGTACTTTCCCGTGAAGCTGAACAATGCTATGTGCAGGACAAACTGCATGACAATGCTAGCGAAATAGCACAAACCCTTTATAATGGCGGCGTCATTATGCTCTGCGGCTCCTTGGCAATGCAAAAAGGAGTGTTGGGAGTTTTGGAATCTATTTGTGTCGAGTTTACCCATAAACCCTTAAGCTTTTATCAAGCACAAGGGCAACTGAAAATGGATTGTTATTAA
- a CDS encoding DUF2271 domain-containing protein translates to MKNIRLIILGLTMVFGLASFTNQGPSTKYKCMIQLTNYTGEGAYVVISLINPDGDYEQTLFVQGDDNEWYNTLESWWQFYGKKRNNIDAITGATISGGERSINVIEIEDSKIDAGYSIRFETAVEDQGYYTQDVEFPLTSESIKSKVEGTGFIRYVRMMPN, encoded by the coding sequence ATGAAAAATATACGTTTAATAATACTTGGATTGACTATGGTTTTTGGATTGGCGTCATTTACCAATCAAGGACCATCAACCAAATATAAATGCATGATCCAATTGACCAATTATACAGGGGAAGGGGCTTATGTAGTCATTTCATTGATCAATCCTGATGGTGACTATGAGCAAACACTGTTTGTGCAGGGAGATGATAATGAGTGGTACAATACCTTGGAATCTTGGTGGCAATTTTACGGTAAAAAACGAAACAATATCGATGCTATTACTGGGGCTACAATCTCAGGGGGAGAGCGCAGTATTAATGTTATCGAAATCGAAGATTCCAAAATTGATGCAGGCTACAGCATTCGTTTTGAAACAGCTGTGGAAGACCAAGGGTATTATACCCAGGATGTTGAATTTCCATTGACATCAGAAAGCATAAAAAGTAAAGTGGAAGGCACTGGGTTTATTCGGTATGTCCGCATGATGCCCAATTAA
- a CDS encoding ankyrin repeat domain-containing protein, with product MNSCFKSCILGAMLLLGIQSFAQDNVFLNRDFWKSQPNVAAIKAKIAEGNDPAQANGNNFDGVVYAILQDAPFNSITYLISQEGNDVNKLTHDGRTYIFWAAYKGNTQVMEYLLQHGAKTDITDDKGNTILNFAASSGQKNTDVYDLCLANGANLKKDLTPNGANALLLVAPNDEDFQLVEYFQKKGLDINSVDSDGNGIFNYVARTGNLEALKVLEGRGVNGNNQAFMFAAYGTRGKTNGIEVYKFLEEQGLNPNVINREGQTPLHILASRSKDEELIRYLLEKGLDVNEEDHDGNTPFMNAAYRNNLDMVKLMSKTLKDINHANKKGQTALFYAVEGNSVEVVEFLMKRGAKIDVVDTEGNSLVYALVNSYSTRNPKEFSEKLSSLEKHGLLLGQTQKNGNTWYHMAVEKGSLELLKMASEMKIDVNAKNGDGNTALHLAAMKASDDGIMKYLVAQGANKTLMTEFEETAYDLAQENELLKSNNISIEFLK from the coding sequence ATGAATAGTTGTTTTAAATCCTGTATCCTCGGTGCTATGTTGCTACTGGGGATACAATCGTTTGCACAGGATAACGTTTTTTTAAACCGAGACTTTTGGAAATCGCAACCAAATGTAGCGGCGATTAAAGCGAAAATTGCAGAAGGGAATGACCCTGCTCAAGCTAATGGTAATAATTTTGATGGCGTGGTATATGCCATTTTACAAGATGCTCCATTTAACAGCATTACCTATTTGATATCCCAAGAAGGCAATGATGTTAACAAACTAACCCACGACGGACGTACCTACATTTTCTGGGCAGCGTATAAGGGCAATACCCAAGTCATGGAGTATTTGTTGCAGCACGGTGCCAAAACCGATATTACAGATGATAAAGGCAATACCATCTTAAATTTTGCAGCCTCTTCAGGTCAGAAGAACACTGATGTGTACGACCTTTGTTTGGCCAATGGTGCGAATTTAAAAAAAGATCTCACGCCTAATGGAGCAAATGCTTTGCTGTTGGTAGCACCAAATGATGAGGATTTTCAATTGGTAGAATACTTTCAGAAAAAGGGATTGGATATCAATAGCGTGGATTCAGACGGCAATGGGATTTTTAACTACGTGGCAAGGACTGGTAATTTGGAAGCCTTGAAAGTTCTAGAAGGAAGAGGTGTAAATGGGAATAACCAAGCTTTTATGTTTGCAGCCTATGGAACCAGAGGAAAGACTAACGGTATTGAAGTCTATAAATTTTTGGAGGAACAAGGCCTCAATCCTAATGTCATCAATAGAGAAGGGCAGACACCTTTACATATTTTGGCTTCAAGAAGTAAGGATGAAGAATTGATACGCTATCTCTTGGAGAAAGGTTTGGACGTGAATGAAGAAGATCATGATGGAAATACACCTTTTATGAATGCCGCTTACAGAAATAATTTAGACATGGTAAAACTAATGTCCAAAACCCTTAAGGATATCAATCATGCCAACAAAAAAGGACAAACAGCTTTGTTTTATGCTGTGGAAGGAAATTCTGTTGAAGTGGTTGAATTCTTGATGAAGAGAGGAGCGAAAATAGATGTTGTAGATACTGAGGGAAATAGTTTGGTTTATGCTTTGGTAAATTCTTATTCAACTAGAAACCCTAAGGAGTTTTCCGAAAAATTAAGCAGCCTAGAGAAACATGGATTACTGTTGGGACAAACCCAAAAAAATGGCAATACATGGTATCATATGGCTGTTGAAAAAGGAAGTTTGGAGTTGTTGAAAATGGCTTCGGAAATGAAAATTGATGTGAATGCTAAAAATGGAGACGGGAACACTGCTTTGCATTTGGCAGCCATGAAAGCTTCCGATGATGGCATTATGAAATACTTGGTGGCACAAGGTGCGAACAAAACCCTTATGACCGAATTTGAGGAGACGGCCTACGACTTGGCCCAGGAAAATGAATTGTTGAAAAGCAATAACATTTCAATAGAATTTTTAAAATAA
- a CDS encoding DUF6607 family protein produces the protein MKRIFPLVAAALFLSVNLHAQNKKKQDQQAIKDMCGCYKVNFNFAETFEYSGDSTYVPSKTKHDRGLEWVQLVEDSKDKISMQHLLIVGPSEAPHIVKHWRQDWEFENTDLYVYDHDNKWSYQSLPKSEVKGQWTQKVFQVDDSPRYEGTATWVHVDGKSYWENTTTAPLPRREYTQRSDYNVTVRRNRHEITASGWIHNQDNDKLVREEGKEDKVLAQEKGYNTYVKVVDSMCKAAQDYWNTNQAKWALVRAKWDDVFARHKDLYLQEKVDNKVLFKYLFDAEKYQTAEEINPLIESFVK, from the coding sequence ATGAAACGTATTTTTCCATTAGTTGCAGCGGCATTATTTTTAAGTGTGAACCTACATGCCCAAAACAAAAAGAAACAAGATCAACAAGCCATTAAAGATATGTGTGGCTGTTATAAGGTAAATTTCAATTTTGCTGAAACCTTTGAGTATTCGGGAGATTCAACATATGTGCCTTCCAAAACAAAACACGATAGAGGTTTGGAGTGGGTACAGTTGGTAGAGGATAGCAAGGATAAAATTTCCATGCAGCATTTATTGATTGTAGGACCATCGGAGGCGCCTCATATTGTGAAGCATTGGAGACAGGATTGGGAATTTGAAAACACCGATTTGTATGTGTACGACCATGATAATAAATGGAGCTACCAAAGTTTGCCGAAAAGTGAAGTAAAAGGACAGTGGACGCAAAAAGTATTTCAAGTGGACGACAGCCCAAGATATGAAGGGACTGCGACTTGGGTACATGTAGATGGCAAAAGCTATTGGGAAAATACTACAACTGCGCCACTACCAAGACGCGAGTATACCCAACGTAGTGATTATAATGTGACGGTAAGAAGAAATCGTCACGAGATTACAGCTAGCGGTTGGATTCACAATCAAGACAATGATAAGTTAGTGCGTGAGGAAGGAAAGGAAGATAAGGTCTTGGCTCAGGAAAAAGGATACAATACCTATGTAAAAGTAGTCGATAGCATGTGTAAAGCGGCTCAAGATTACTGGAATACCAATCAGGCAAAATGGGCTTTGGTAAGAGCTAAGTGGGATGACGTGTTTGCAAGACATAAAGATTTATATTTGCAGGAAAAAGTGGATAACAAGGTGTTGTTCAAATATTTGTTTGATGCTGAAAAATACCAAACAGCGGAGGAAATCAATCCGTTAATTGAATCGTTTGTAAAATAA
- a CDS encoding TonB-dependent siderophore receptor codes for MSLNKNKIIVYFLLFLSRFAFSQEVTQDSTQIEELQEVMVTATRTERQLSSLPLPAQLISKKEIQQINSMRLSDLINEQTGLITIPDFGGGEGIQMQGLDSQYTLIMIDGVPLIGRSAGTLDISRISVGNIKQIEIIKGASSSLYGSEALGGVINIITEDPNAGIQGQVSSRYGSFQTYDTSLSLGYKKEAFAISGFYNRFSSEGYDLNKTDALNTVEPFANHTVNTQITYNFSEQTNLSLSGRYYTQNQDYVASENLKGKSDINEWNTHLKLNHTYNPKWNSYFELYATQYKAEEYLNNIDYSRYSDAYFDQLMMRPEMRALFEPNDKHNAIVGIGWTHERLNRTDFSTNPEFNSPYIYAQYDANPTDKLNLIIGARFDHHSEYNSQFSPKAALRYKLNTKIAVKASVGYGFKAPDFRQLYFDFSNSAVGYTVLGYNAVTTAIPQMEANGEIANIVVPISEFEAHLKAENSIAYNLGVDYKPFSSLKLNLNLFRNTINDLIDTRVVANKTNGQNVFSYYNVNNVFTQGLELNTSWKPNNNLTISGGYQLLYAKDKAAQDNFENGTVYARLTPSSPSFQLNKKDYFGLYNRSRHMANFKVFYVFPKWKLDANLRGTYRSKYGLYDTNGNTYLDAYDEFVDGYSIWDIAFNKTVFKHYKIGFGIDNLFGFTDTQHISNISGRNIYGKLNIQI; via the coding sequence ATGAGTCTAAATAAAAATAAAATTATCGTTTATTTTTTACTTTTTTTAAGCCGCTTCGCCTTTTCGCAGGAAGTAACACAGGACTCTACCCAAATTGAAGAACTCCAAGAGGTCATGGTTACGGCCACTCGAACCGAAAGACAGCTATCGTCTTTACCGCTGCCTGCCCAGTTGATTTCGAAAAAAGAAATTCAACAAATCAACTCCATGAGATTAAGCGATTTAATCAATGAACAAACTGGTTTAATTACTATACCCGACTTTGGAGGTGGGGAAGGCATACAAATGCAGGGCTTAGATTCGCAGTATACTTTAATCATGATTGATGGCGTCCCTTTAATTGGACGCTCGGCAGGAACTTTGGATATCAGTAGAATTTCCGTTGGAAATATTAAACAAATAGAAATTATTAAAGGGGCCTCCTCCAGTCTTTATGGAAGTGAAGCTCTTGGAGGCGTAATCAATATTATTACCGAAGACCCTAATGCCGGAATCCAAGGACAAGTAAGTTCCAGATATGGTTCTTTCCAGACTTATGACACATCGCTTTCCTTAGGCTACAAAAAAGAGGCCTTTGCCATAAGTGGATTTTACAACCGTTTTAGCAGTGAAGGTTACGATTTAAACAAAACTGATGCTCTAAATACGGTAGAGCCATTTGCTAACCATACTGTAAACACTCAAATTACCTACAATTTCTCAGAGCAAACAAACCTGTCTTTATCAGGAAGATATTATACCCAAAATCAAGATTATGTAGCTTCTGAAAACCTAAAGGGAAAAAGTGATATAAATGAATGGAATACCCATTTAAAACTCAACCACACATACAACCCAAAATGGAACAGCTATTTTGAATTGTATGCCACGCAATACAAAGCAGAGGAATACCTTAATAATATAGACTATTCTAGATATAGCGATGCCTATTTTGACCAACTCATGATGAGGCCAGAAATGCGTGCACTTTTTGAACCCAATGACAAGCATAATGCGATAGTTGGAATTGGCTGGACACATGAACGCTTAAATAGAACTGACTTTAGCACCAATCCCGAATTTAACTCCCCTTACATTTATGCACAATATGATGCTAACCCAACGGACAAACTTAACCTTATAATTGGAGCCAGATTTGACCACCACAGTGAATACAATTCACAATTCAGTCCAAAGGCAGCTTTACGTTATAAATTAAACACAAAGATTGCAGTTAAAGCATCTGTTGGTTATGGCTTTAAAGCTCCAGATTTTAGGCAACTCTATTTTGATTTCTCCAATTCCGCCGTCGGATATACGGTCTTAGGATATAACGCGGTTACCACAGCAATTCCTCAAATGGAAGCCAATGGTGAAATAGCCAACATTGTAGTACCAATTTCAGAATTCGAAGCCCATTTAAAGGCCGAAAATTCCATAGCCTATAATCTAGGGGTCGATTACAAGCCTTTTTCATCTTTAAAACTTAACCTAAACTTGTTCCGAAACACTATTAATGATTTAATAGATACCCGAGTTGTTGCAAATAAAACAAATGGTCAAAATGTATTTAGCTATTACAATGTAAACAACGTCTTTACTCAAGGCTTAGAACTCAATACAAGTTGGAAACCCAATAACAATCTAACTATATCGGGAGGGTATCAATTACTATATGCAAAGGATAAAGCGGCTCAAGACAACTTTGAAAACGGAACTGTTTATGCTAGGCTTACTCCAAGCTCCCCATCGTTTCAACTCAACAAAAAAGACTATTTCGGCCTTTATAATCGTTCAAGGCATATGGCTAATTTCAAGGTCTTCTACGTGTTCCCAAAATGGAAATTGGATGCGAACCTTAGAGGTACCTACCGAAGTAAATATGGTCTGTATGATACCAATGGCAACACCTATCTAGATGCCTATGATGAGTTTGTTGACGGATATTCAATTTGGGACATTGCCTTTAACAAAACGGTTTTTAAACATTACAAAATAGGTTTTGGCATTGACAATCTGTTTGGCTTTACCGATACGCAACATATCAGCAACATATCAGGTCGCAATATTTACGGAAAACTTAATATTCAAATTTAA
- a CDS encoding HmuY family protein: MKTIKHLTLALLFIGFTSCSNDDDNSSALMEIEAETITNLQATQSADYSTTPPTITGDYIKFSFDAGAITTGDEWDIAFRGSTIIINGGEATAEDQPERTGEGGAYIASGTFASVTTVDPSLFNADSTTNGLAIPTGSDNGWYNYNPTNHLITPLAGKIIVVKTHDGRFAKIEILSYYENSTPNEDLTNSQFYTFNYVYQPNQGESTF, translated from the coding sequence ATGAAAACAATTAAACATTTAACACTAGCACTACTTTTTATAGGTTTTACTTCTTGTAGCAATGATGATGATAACTCGAGTGCTTTAATGGAGATTGAAGCAGAAACAATCACGAATCTTCAAGCCACCCAATCGGCAGACTATTCCACCACACCGCCAACAATAACCGGAGATTACATAAAATTTTCCTTTGACGCTGGCGCCATTACTACCGGAGACGAATGGGATATCGCGTTTAGAGGCTCTACAATTATTATAAATGGAGGAGAAGCCACAGCAGAAGACCAACCAGAAAGAACAGGTGAAGGCGGAGCCTATATTGCTTCAGGGACATTTGCTAGCGTAACAACTGTGGACCCTTCATTATTCAATGCAGACAGCACTACCAACGGACTAGCAATTCCAACAGGTTCTGACAACGGATGGTATAATTACAACCCAACAAACCACCTAATCACTCCTCTTGCGGGTAAAATTATTGTTGTGAAAACACATGATGGGCGCTTTGCCAAAATAGAAATTTTAAGCTATTATGAAAACAGTACTCCTAATGAGGATTTAACCAATTCGCAATTCTACACATTCAATTATGTGTACCAACCAAACCAAGGAGAGAGCACATTTTAA
- a CDS encoding carbonic anhydrase → MDLNRVFENNEKWIQEKLTKDENYFNKLGKGQSPQFLYIGCSDSRVDVEGLMGLEPGEAFVHRNIANMVIATDLNAMSVVDYAVNHLKVADVVVCGHYACGGVKAAMLSEDLGLLNPWLRSIRDVYRLHAEELNAIDNQNKRYDRLIELNVQEQCVNLIKTAAIQKAVRERGLKVHGWVFDVHSGKLIDLKIDFESILEKIRQIYHLD, encoded by the coding sequence ATGGATTTAAATAGAGTTTTTGAGAACAACGAAAAGTGGATTCAGGAGAAATTGACCAAGGATGAAAACTACTTTAATAAGTTGGGGAAGGGTCAAAGCCCTCAATTTTTATATATCGGTTGTTCCGATAGTCGTGTAGATGTGGAAGGTCTTATGGGTTTGGAGCCCGGGGAGGCTTTTGTTCATCGTAACATTGCAAACATGGTTATCGCTACCGATTTAAATGCAATGTCCGTAGTGGACTATGCCGTGAACCATTTGAAGGTTGCCGATGTGGTGGTATGTGGACATTACGCCTGCGGAGGTGTTAAGGCAGCTATGCTCTCGGAAGATTTGGGATTGTTGAACCCTTGGTTGCGAAGCATTAGGGATGTGTATCGTTTGCACGCCGAAGAGCTTAATGCCATTGACAACCAAAATAAAAGATATGATCGTTTAATAGAATTGAACGTTCAGGAGCAATGTGTCAATCTAATCAAAACAGCTGCCATCCAAAAAGCCGTTCGGGAACGCGGCTTAAAAGTCCATGGTTGGGTGTTTGATGTGCATTCTGGCAAACTCATTGACTTGAAAATAGACTTTGAATCCATATTGGAAAAAATTCGACAGATTTATCATTTGGACTAA
- a CDS encoding SulP family inorganic anion transporter produces MHKLFSNVKGDLFGGVTAGIVALPLALAFGVSSGLGPSAGLYGAIFLSFFAALLGGTNTQISGPTAPMTAVSMVVIAGIIAANDGDVQKALPTILIVFLLSGLMQIGLGVLGLGRYIRYIPYPVVSGFMSAIGVIIIVTQILPSLGYYPKEDEEYVAKFKPMAEEAILENILKEEAGEGILVLEDFRETIDRAEHISEEEILEKSETMAANNASGVVGAIKVFPRALMNINWLELVLALGTIIIIYGFKKITKAVPSTLVALLVMSTIAIVFNLNYKPIQQIPSGFPLPNLNMFTDFRLQQVSPYIFTALTLALLGAIDSLLTSIVADNMTKTKHQPNKELVGQGIGNSIGAIFGGIPGAGATIRTVVNIQSGGTTRLSGMIAGLVLLIILLLLGPVASKIPAAVLAGILITVGIGVMDYKGLKAIPSLPKDIGIGPVKLSSEVMIMIVVLVLSTIWNLVYAVGIGLVIASLMFMKKIGDLTAERSDVKPLAKEKAWDNASNFSEKLKEEVFIKHVKGPLFFGSTSEFQSLAAQIPSTAKTVVVRLGRMQYMDQSGLYAFEDVLQELAKNGVTVLFVGLLRQPRYMMERIGIIPELISEDRIFDTFKASTNWIKNNVI; encoded by the coding sequence TTGCACAAATTATTCTCCAATGTTAAGGGTGATCTTTTTGGAGGTGTTACAGCAGGGATTGTGGCATTGCCGTTAGCTCTTGCTTTTGGAGTAAGTTCTGGGTTGGGACCCAGCGCAGGGCTTTATGGCGCCATTTTTTTAAGTTTTTTTGCAGCCCTCTTAGGAGGTACCAATACTCAAATTTCCGGTCCTACGGCTCCCATGACAGCCGTAAGTATGGTAGTTATTGCCGGTATTATTGCGGCCAATGACGGTGATGTTCAAAAGGCACTCCCTACCATTTTAATCGTGTTTTTGCTTTCTGGGCTTATGCAGATAGGGTTGGGAGTTTTAGGTTTGGGAAGGTACATAAGGTATATTCCTTACCCCGTGGTATCTGGATTTATGTCGGCGATAGGTGTGATTATTATTGTGACACAAATTTTGCCATCCTTGGGATATTATCCAAAGGAGGACGAGGAGTATGTGGCAAAGTTTAAACCAATGGCCGAGGAGGCCATTCTTGAAAATATTTTGAAGGAGGAAGCAGGGGAAGGTATTTTGGTATTGGAAGACTTTAGGGAAACGATCGATCGGGCGGAACATATTTCTGAAGAGGAAATTCTCGAAAAATCAGAAACGATGGCAGCTAATAACGCTTCAGGTGTTGTTGGGGCAATTAAAGTATTTCCTAGAGCACTTATGAATATTAATTGGTTGGAATTGGTATTGGCACTAGGGACTATTATCATTATTTATGGGTTTAAGAAGATTACCAAAGCTGTGCCTAGTACTTTGGTGGCTTTATTGGTGATGTCTACCATTGCCATAGTTTTCAATTTAAACTATAAACCAATCCAACAAATCCCAAGTGGGTTTCCATTGCCCAATTTAAATATGTTTACCGATTTTAGGTTGCAACAAGTAAGCCCTTATATTTTCACGGCACTTACGTTGGCCCTTTTAGGGGCTATAGATTCTTTGCTCACGAGTATTGTGGCAGACAATATGACCAAAACCAAACACCAGCCAAATAAGGAATTGGTTGGCCAGGGTATCGGAAACAGTATTGGGGCTATTTTTGGTGGTATTCCTGGTGCAGGTGCAACCATTAGGACAGTTGTGAATATTCAATCGGGGGGGACGACCCGACTTTCGGGAATGATTGCAGGTTTAGTATTGCTGATCATTCTGTTATTATTGGGGCCAGTGGCATCCAAAATTCCTGCAGCTGTTTTGGCAGGCATATTAATTACTGTGGGGATAGGTGTGATGGATTACAAAGGGTTGAAGGCCATTCCAAGCCTTCCAAAAGATATCGGCATTGGACCTGTCAAACTAAGCTCGGAGGTTATGATCATGATCGTGGTATTGGTGCTTTCCACCATTTGGAATTTGGTATATGCTGTGGGAATAGGACTTGTTATTGCATCGCTCATGTTTATGAAAAAAATTGGAGATTTGACAGCCGAAAGATCAGACGTAAAACCTTTGGCTAAAGAAAAGGCCTGGGACAATGCCTCCAATTTTTCTGAAAAGTTAAAAGAAGAAGTGTTTATTAAACATGTAAAAGGCCCGTTGTTTTTTGGTTCTACCAGCGAATTTCAAAGTTTGGCGGCCCAGATACCTTCTACGGCCAAAACGGTGGTGGTTCGGTTGGGGCGCATGCAGTATATGGATCAGTCAGGATTATATGCTTTTGAGGATGTCCTGCAAGAGTTGGCTAAAAATGGAGTGACAGTTCTGTTTGTTGGCCTGTTAAGGCAACCTAGGTACATGATGGAACGCATCGGAATTATTCCGGAATTGATATCAGAAGATCGTATTTTTGATACTTTTAAAGCGTCTACAAATTGGATAAAAAATAATGTGATATAG